A region of the Ranitomeya variabilis isolate aRanVar5 chromosome 5, aRanVar5.hap1, whole genome shotgun sequence genome:
TATGTACATTTAGGATTGCAGTTTGCTTATGGCTGGGCATATCTGAGCATGTAGTCTCTCATCTATGGGGTGCCTCATGTGTCTCAATCATATACTCACACACTCCCCCCCCCTCCCTTCCCAGCTGGAGCCACAGCCCTGACAGACACCCCTTCCTACCCATGGGACCCACCTGAGCCTCTGTCACTGCAGCCTGGAGCTCTGCGACCTCCTCTTCATGGACCTTCCTCAGGAAAGCCAGCTCATCCAGCAGGGACTCCACCTTCTTCTCCAGCTGTAGACGGTCCAGGGTGGCTTGATCTACATCCTTTCTAAAGTTCTTCATAGCATCTTCAGCCTCCTCTCTCTTGCCAGCCTCTTGATCCAGCTTCTCCTGCAGTTGGTGCACAGCATTTTCCAGATGCTGACAGTCAAGCTGGGCTTGGTCCTTCTCATGAAGTTGTTCTTCAAGCCTTGACCTAAGCTCCCTGACCTCCTGCTCATAGACCTGGCTGAGCCTTGAGGGCTCTGACTGTTTCTGCCTCAGCAAGGTCACCTCTGCCTCCAGTAACTTGTTCTGCTGCTCCAGTTGGTGCACCTTCTCGATGTAAGTGACAAACCGGTCATTGAGACCCTGCAGTTGCTCCTTCTCATTGGTTCTCACTATCTTTAACTCATTGCTGAGAGCTGTGGTCTGGGGTAAATCAAAATCAACTTGGTGCACTGAGGCAAGGTGGCTGGCAGGAGACCTGCTGACCTTCCTGTAGGAGGAGATGCTGGTGTAGGTATCTCTAGGTCTATATGCTTGGGAAGACCTGGGGCTAGCACTATACAGGTGGCTTGATGACCTGGGAGAATCCCCAAATATCTTCTTGTAGGATGAGGTGTAAATATCCCTGGAAGTCATGGTTAAGCCTTGAAGGTGGGTGTGGGATGCTGCTGGTGATGGCTGAGGATGTGGTACCTTCCTTCTTCCCCTCTACACACACTGCACACTGCAGACTTCCAGCATCACTTTATATACACATTGCTCAAGCCACCCATCCCAGGAGCTAGCCACTCCCCGCACTACAGCATGTGCCCATCCCATCCATGTGCAGCATCCTCTGCAGTTATCCCATCCAGCAAAGGGAAGGGTTAATCAATTCAGAGCACTGCTGCAGTGGTGGAATACATCAGCACTTTGGCTAGTGAGGACCATCTGATCCCTATATTATCCACACTGGGGCTAATCCTGCGACCACGAGCGCGCATGTCAGATTGGACAGACGCAGATTTTATAGCTTTACAACATATATAGTTTTGTGGGGTgaatattttgcaaaaaaaaaagtaaaacactcTGGAAGATACATAAAGAAGGCAATGTAGAATTTATTAACCCTTTGATAGGTAGAAATCCATAAGTATTGCTCTGAAAGGTGATGTATATTCATTCATACAGGATAATAATCAACAGCCTCCTATCATACATTCATTTGGCAATACTGCCACTCCTTTATGTCCCATAGACTGCCCTGCCCATCCGGAGAGATGGACCTCCCTACTGCGGGAGGATATGGAGGGTGTGAGAGGCAGAGGGATGGACCCGCAGCCCGCAGTCTGACCTAGTGAGCAATGCAGCGATACCATAAGGGACATAGATACCACGTGCTGATTAGAAAAAGAAGTCTAAGGTCTTCTTCTGTTCTcatgtcagtattttgcatcactgTTTCTTTGTCAAAaccagtggaacaatcagagaaaaattataattaaaacattgacgcctgttctgtgttttggagacactcctggttttggcacacaaatactgatgtatGAATAAAGCCTAAGATAAATCAACATTTTTAGAATCTCAGAATTTTATAGAGGCTCTATCATCTTTCCTGACGTGTCCGTTTTGGTTAATACTCAATAAAATAATTTTTCAGCAACTTTCCTATTACAACTATGCATCGTGCCGTTGCTCCTTTATTCCTCGTACAAATGAATGACTACATAGACAAGTGGGTGTGTTCCTACACAGTCTGTCACCGTCCAATCAGTGCTGACTGAAGAGACACACCCCTCTGAATGGCAACACCCGGTTGGCAATGTACTCATGAATTTTTCAGGAGGAAGAGTGGCACAATGGAGAGATCTCCATAAAGATGCTCCAGAATTAGGTCATGGGAAAACCAGACACGGCAGGAAAGGTTAGAGATCCTCTTTAAGTACATTATAGCAGGACATGATTTTTGGCATCATTTCGTCCATCCTGCGGGTAATTACAAAATACACTCACCTGTTAATAGCAGTCTTCACATGCTTTTTATTAGCCTTTGAATGGCAGCTttgatacttaaaggggttgtctcatgagaGCCATCATAGTCATCACCTGCTTCCACTCCCAACACCTCCTATAAAGAGCTGATTTTCCCAGAAAATAGAAGCTTTCTTTGGCCAGATGTCTTCTGCAAAAGTCGCTGTATAGGAATGGAAATATTACATGGCAAATGGATGACTTGAATCCACAAAAAATGGAAATTCTCTCTGTTCTGGATCATAGCTGGTCCTCAGCTTGGGACCCATCCACGGGGCAGACATATCAATGGTACAACCTGtgcgcccaagaggtaagggggccacatcCACCTTCAAAGCAGGTGGGATTGTGCTTTGTGATGAGCTTTTGGGCTGCAAGAGGCCCATATActgtattgttcttgcacaagggGCACTCTTCTGTGTCCTCCAGTGCCCCTCTATGAAGTCTTTATGCCCCAATACTGCAGATTCTGTAGATGAGGATTGTCTTCATAAAGTGTTTTATATGTAACAAAATCAAGAAACTTCAGTGAACTGATGGAAGACAAAAACCTTGTAAAATTTGGTTCATGATGTTGAAATCAAAATACGAGCAATATCCATAGAATTTCAGACTGAACTTGGGACAACTGAAGTGATGGTTTCATCTTCTACCAATGACTTAAGAAAGGCTCTGCAGGCAAAGGTGTAAAAAGCTAAAACTGAATTTTCCAAAGTGTTCTTTGAGAAACCTAGGGAAAAATAAGTCTTGTGGACTGATTAGGCTAAAGCAGACCATCGTCATCTTTATAGAACTCAAACTTAAGCTCCGTCTATCCCACCGTGGAGGATTCACAATGTTGTGGGGCTGGAGGCCTTGTTATATAAATAATGAGGATTATCAAGACATTATAAACAGAATATTCATTCAAATAGAATTAAAAATGTGTCCATCAAAACTGGTCTCAAAGTCAGGGAAGATCACATCCAAACATACACCAAAAGGTTCGAGAGGGAAAAAATGGACTGTTGGAATGAGTCCTGATCCCAATCCAATAGAAACATTTTGGAAAAAGCTGAAATCTGATATTGGGAAAAAGGAAACGGTAAATATTCAAGCTTTTGAAAATTCTAATGGAAGAGTGGTGGGAAGTACAGGAATAAGACGCTAGGGAATAAAATGCAGGAGTTTCTTAAATATAATATGAATCAGAACAGTTCTATACTTAGGCCCCAATAGTTAAtatgaagaagaagaggaagatctGTGGCTCTTGGGAAGTGAAGTGCTGTATTATGATTGTGGATATGTTGCCTGGTGAATTCTGCACGGATATAGTGACGTATTCGGGGCTGAGTGGCCAATATGTCATTAATCCTGAAAGAGACGTTAAAGTGCTAGATCAAGAATGAAATCTTCAGGGAAGCACAGCTGCGTCAGATGCTCGTGTAATGCCGACAGTACAACCTTGGAAGCTGCTGTGTCAGCGCACCCTCCTCAGTGCCATGGTATATGCTGCAGAGCTCCTGACATCCTCATCAGCACAGGCGGCTGTATCTGCAGAGCTCGGTCCTGCAGATTAGTTATTGATGCTGTACTGCCGCATTGTCAGAGAGTAGCCCCCATCTACATGCAGGCTGCTTCATTGCAGAGGTGCTGCAATCTGGAGGTGGAAACAGCATCACCAATACTGATGAATCATTCAGTGATGCCCCCCCAGGGCTCGGCTTTATCGCTGGCGCTGATGGAACACGTGTATGAAGAAGTGAGCCAGTTACAGTATGTAACACTCTTACATCTGCTATTACAAGGTTCATTCATTTTAATTTAAAGAAATAGTTAATAAATGGATGGGACCTCAACCAATTATTAGAATGGGGGATACCGGTCCGCACTCCCCCCAAGACGATGGTAAAATGTATGACACTGCTGTCAATAATGTGAGATGCTGTTTCATGCAGTCCTGTGGGAATAACAGAACACCCCATTTATGAGGGTCCCCTGTCCTAGCAATCAGTTGGGATCTATGCTGTTGGCCCTCAACCAATCTACCATTTCTCACTGATCCACTAGAAAGGCGATTAATGTATTCACCTAGATtaccccattaaagggaacctgtcagtgatTTATCCTGCCTGAACCATACACAATAAGATTGTCCATAAGCATCTcggaggggttgtccactactcagacaacaccttTTCAGTCTctgtttcccccttgtaaaataataacacctatacttgcCTCTGGCGCCGTTCCAGAGGTGTCAGCTCTGGCTCTCAGGGATCGTGTGGCATTGTTATGTCATACAATCCTCGGGAAAACCGGTGCCCACACAGCTGGAACAGCAAAGGCATTGGAggcgagtataggtgttattaattTACAAGGGGGAACAGAGATTGAAAGAGGACAACCATTTTAAGCatttatgttttactctgaaatgcagcTATATTTCACAAAACCTAATTGAAAACATTGCCGGGGAGGagttgactagtccaagaggccagCTTCTCCGGTTCCTCTTAGCTAGCCTGACTATTCTCTCCCTATTTGTGTTTAGGGAGTGACTCGACCTGTCAATCTTGCTGAGCTAGCTTGGAGAAGCTGACAGGGACTGGCCTCTTGGACTTGTCAGCTCCTCCCCAGCCATGTTTTCAACTATGTTATTCTGTGAAATGCTACTGCATTTTAGAGAAAACAGTGTCACATGGACAGCATGACAGAGAGGGGCCAAAAGATCACGAAATCCCTGCACGTATTAGATCTGCTTTACCTTCCTTTTAGCAGTGCAGGTCTTCCTTGCTCTGTTATTGCAAGGGTTAATCATTTCTGTCTAACTTCTAAAGCTCtgtcctgaattgtctcagctgttctgtgtcgaCCACTCCTCTCAGGTATATATGCTCTTGCGCTAGGGAATTGCTGGTGATAGTTTACAACTTCCTTGTTTGTTGGTCAAGTAGAGTTGTGAATTAGTAG
Encoded here:
- the LOC143775218 gene encoding low molecular weight neuronal intermediate filament-like; this encodes MTSRDIYTSSYKKIFGDSPRSSSHLYSASPRSSQAYRPRDTYTSISSYRKVSRSPASHLASVHQVDFDLPQTTALSNELKIVRTNEKEQLQGLNDRFVTYIEKVHQLEQQNKLLEAEVTLLRQKQSEPSRLSQVYEQEVRELRSRLEEQLHEKDQAQLDCQHLENAVHQLQEKLDQEAGKREEAEDAMKNFRKDVDQATLDRLQLEKKVESLLDELAFLRKVHEEEVAELQAAVTEAQITVEMDVVSKPDLTAALKEIRMQYEVLSTRNQQSAEEWYHAKIANVSQEAARNNDNIRQAKEELSEYRRQLQARTLEIDALRSANESLERQLQEAEDRNNEEILQMQETINQLDNALRTTKGEMARHLREYQDLLNVKMALDIEIAAYRKLLEGEETRLTTVGGGGMFGIGYPYSPGSYSGGKGYTSSTVTIRKEEKKEDKRDEKKEVSDGGKGGGQPKAPKSGEASSEKTHSKN